From a single Chitinophaga sp. Cy-1792 genomic region:
- a CDS encoding glycosyltransferase: MYFFLILMVTLALGYGVLMLRYTLGWKRLKNYVVAVPRMGTTPVTVIIPARDEENNIPPLLEALKHQTYPVNLLEVIVIDDFSTDNTADLVRNSGAPNIKLLQMSQLLDKAQRLNSYKKKAIEMAIGHASGSLIVTTDADCIMGPRWIETLVHFYEDRRPKFIAAPVSFFKEDNFFKKLQSLDFMTMQGITGAVAQLQSGTMCNGANLAYEKEAFYDVGGFSGIDKIASGDDMLLMYKIYNAYPEGVMYLRSEDAIVRTLPVDTLKGFMNQRIRWSSKADKYEDKRLFWVLVLVYIFNVGLLAMAVTAIFLPVLWPWLLILLLFKVTMELYFLLPVAQFFNKTGLLVYFIPGQIFHIPYIVLAGWLGKFGSYQWKGRNVN; the protein is encoded by the coding sequence ATGTATTTTTTTTTAATTCTCATGGTGACGCTGGCCCTGGGCTACGGTGTACTGATGCTACGGTATACGCTCGGCTGGAAACGCCTCAAAAATTATGTTGTTGCTGTACCCCGCATGGGTACGACCCCGGTTACTGTAATTATTCCTGCAAGAGACGAGGAAAATAATATCCCTCCGCTGCTGGAAGCACTGAAGCATCAAACCTATCCGGTAAACCTGCTGGAAGTCATTGTTATAGACGATTTCTCCACTGATAATACAGCTGATCTCGTACGTAATTCGGGCGCACCGAATATTAAGCTGTTGCAGATGAGCCAGTTGCTGGATAAAGCCCAACGATTGAATTCCTATAAAAAGAAGGCAATTGAAATGGCTATCGGCCACGCCAGTGGCTCACTCATCGTAACCACTGATGCGGATTGCATCATGGGGCCCAGGTGGATCGAAACACTGGTACATTTTTACGAAGACCGGCGTCCAAAGTTTATTGCTGCCCCTGTAAGTTTTTTTAAAGAAGATAATTTCTTCAAGAAATTACAATCGCTGGATTTTATGACGATGCAGGGTATCACCGGTGCGGTGGCACAGCTGCAATCCGGCACGATGTGCAACGGTGCCAACCTGGCTTATGAAAAGGAGGCCTTTTATGATGTGGGTGGTTTCTCCGGAATCGATAAGATCGCTTCAGGGGATGATATGCTGCTGATGTATAAAATTTACAATGCCTATCCCGAAGGAGTGATGTACCTGCGCAGCGAAGATGCAATCGTACGTACGTTACCGGTAGATACCCTGAAAGGCTTCATGAATCAGCGTATCCGCTGGTCATCCAAAGCGGATAAGTATGAAGATAAGCGGCTCTTCTGGGTGTTGGTACTGGTGTATATCTTCAATGTAGGCTTGCTGGCGATGGCTGTTACTGCGATTTTCCTGCCTGTGTTATGGCCATGGCTATTGATCCTGCTGCTTTTCAAAGTAACGATGGAACTATATTTCCTGTTACCGGTAGCGCAATTCTTCAATAAAACAGGACTGCTGGTATATTTTATCCCCGGTCAGATTTTCCATATTCCGTATATTGTTCTGGCGGGATGGCTAGGTAAGTTTGGATCTTACCAATGGAAAGGACGTAACGTGAATTAA
- a CDS encoding alpha/beta fold hydrolase, which translates to MNSQIHGTCEGDGNQLLICLHGFGESAVSFRPLVAELGNDFKIIGLDMPLHGQTVWNENRAFEKTDLSAILEMVLQQYGFQRFSLLGYSMGGRLALCAVEKLAGRLDNLIMVAGDGLRNNPWHLFVTQTTIGNKIFKYNVYHPGFFFSLVKISRKLNLLNESIYKFVMGRMDQPAKRIQVYEIWTILRKMMPDKKLCKQLLARYNVNTLLIFGKYDRVIPPELGTRFIDGTFPCKMLILDKGHGLVSTQLGLVIKSNL; encoded by the coding sequence ATGAACAGCCAAATCCATGGCACCTGTGAAGGTGATGGGAATCAGTTGCTTATATGTTTACATGGCTTCGGAGAGTCGGCGGTCAGTTTCAGGCCACTGGTTGCAGAGCTGGGCAACGACTTCAAAATCATAGGCCTGGATATGCCATTGCATGGCCAGACAGTCTGGAACGAGAACAGGGCATTTGAAAAGACAGACCTCAGTGCCATATTGGAAATGGTATTGCAACAATATGGGTTTCAGCGCTTTTCATTGCTGGGATACTCTATGGGAGGCCGCCTTGCCCTCTGTGCGGTGGAAAAACTCGCAGGCCGTCTTGATAATCTCATCATGGTGGCTGGCGACGGATTAAGAAATAACCCCTGGCATTTGTTTGTTACCCAAACTACTATCGGTAACAAAATATTCAAATACAACGTTTACCATCCGGGATTCTTTTTCTCGCTGGTTAAAATCTCCCGAAAACTAAATTTATTAAATGAAAGCATTTATAAATTCGTCATGGGTAGAATGGACCAGCCGGCAAAAAGAATACAGGTATACGAAATCTGGACTATCCTGCGGAAAATGATGCCGGATAAAAAACTTTGCAAGCAATTATTGGCGCGCTATAACGTTAATACGCTGCTGATCTTCGGTAAATACGACCGGGTTATACCTCCAGAGCTGGGAACACGTTTTATTGATGGTACGTTTCCCTGTAAAATGCTTATTCTGGATAAAGGACATGGTCTTGTATCCACTCAGTTGGGGCTAGTTATCAAATCAAATTTATAA
- a CDS encoding acyl-CoA dehydrogenase family protein → MDATVENKQALKGAEFLVKESAPEDVFTPEDFSEEQLMIKEMADQFIEKEVTPLVERLDKLEEGLMPSLLEKAGEQGLLGAAFPEELGGLGKDFVTATIINEGLGAGHSFSVAMAAHTGIGSLPILYFGTEEQKQKYIPKLASGEMKGAYALTEPGSGSDALGAKTTAKLTEDGKHYILNGQKIWITNSGFADVFTVFAKIDGDKFTAFIVEKDTPGFTLGPEEHKMGIKGSSTRQIYFQDAKIPAENLLGVIGKGHLIAFNILNIGRLKLCAATLGASKKCITTSIQYAVTREQFKQPIANFGAIKHKLAEMAIRTWTCESALFRTASLIDEKEKELLAAGKPFNEALLGAAEEYAVECAILKVNGSEVLDYVVDEGVQIHGGNGFSDEYIISKSYRDSRINRIFEGTNEINRLLTLDMTLKRAMKGKIDLMTPAMNVQKELMSIPDFGSDDETPFSKEKKMIANFKKAILMAAGAAAQKLMAKLENEQEILMDIADMAIETFVAESALLRLIKLAEKQGEAASALQADMVRTFIYDAADRINKSGKDAINAFAEGDEQRMMLLGLKRFTKAEPFNTKDARRRIADKLIADNKYSW, encoded by the coding sequence ATGGACGCAACAGTTGAAAATAAGCAGGCGCTGAAAGGCGCGGAGTTCCTGGTAAAGGAAAGTGCTCCTGAAGATGTATTTACTCCCGAAGATTTTTCAGAAGAGCAGTTGATGATCAAAGAAATGGCTGATCAGTTTATCGAGAAAGAAGTTACTCCGTTAGTGGAAAGACTTGATAAGCTGGAAGAAGGACTGATGCCTTCGTTGCTGGAAAAAGCCGGTGAACAGGGCCTCCTGGGTGCTGCTTTTCCGGAAGAACTGGGCGGTTTGGGTAAAGACTTCGTTACTGCCACTATTATCAACGAAGGACTGGGTGCCGGTCACTCCTTCTCCGTTGCCATGGCTGCACATACAGGTATCGGTTCCTTACCTATCCTGTATTTCGGTACAGAAGAACAAAAACAGAAATACATTCCTAAACTGGCCAGCGGTGAAATGAAAGGTGCTTATGCCCTCACCGAACCAGGTTCCGGCTCCGATGCATTAGGTGCCAAAACCACCGCCAAACTCACAGAAGACGGTAAACACTATATCCTCAACGGCCAGAAAATATGGATCACCAACTCCGGCTTCGCAGATGTATTCACCGTTTTCGCGAAAATAGACGGCGATAAATTCACCGCCTTCATCGTAGAAAAAGATACGCCCGGCTTCACGCTCGGACCCGAAGAACATAAAATGGGTATCAAAGGATCTTCTACCCGCCAGATATATTTCCAGGATGCTAAAATTCCTGCAGAAAACTTACTGGGCGTAATCGGTAAAGGTCACCTGATCGCCTTCAATATCCTCAACATCGGCCGCCTGAAGCTTTGTGCCGCAACGCTGGGCGCTTCCAAAAAATGTATCACCACCTCCATTCAATATGCCGTTACCCGCGAACAGTTCAAACAACCGATCGCTAACTTCGGCGCCATCAAACATAAACTGGCCGAAATGGCCATCCGCACCTGGACCTGCGAATCAGCACTCTTCCGCACCGCCTCCCTCATAGACGAAAAGGAAAAAGAACTCCTCGCAGCAGGCAAACCTTTCAACGAAGCCCTGCTCGGCGCCGCTGAAGAATACGCAGTAGAATGCGCTATCCTCAAAGTAAACGGCTCCGAAGTACTGGATTACGTTGTGGATGAAGGTGTACAGATACACGGTGGTAACGGGTTCTCTGATGAATACATCATTTCCAAATCCTACCGCGACTCCCGTATCAACCGCATCTTTGAAGGTACCAACGAAATCAACAGACTGCTCACCCTCGATATGACACTCAAACGCGCCATGAAAGGTAAAATCGACCTCATGACGCCGGCAATGAATGTTCAGAAAGAACTGATGAGCATCCCTGATTTTGGCAGCGATGATGAAACTCCTTTCAGCAAAGAGAAAAAGATGATAGCCAATTTCAAAAAAGCTATCCTCATGGCTGCAGGCGCCGCCGCTCAGAAACTCATGGCCAAACTGGAAAACGAACAGGAAATCCTCATGGATATCGCTGACATGGCCATCGAAACTTTTGTTGCAGAAAGTGCATTACTCCGCCTCATCAAACTGGCAGAAAAACAAGGCGAAGCCGCTTCGGCATTACAGGCCGACATGGTACGCACCTTCATCTATGATGCTGCAGACCGTATCAATAAATCCGGAAAAGACGCCATCAACGCATTCGCTGAAGGTGATGAACAACGTATGATGCTCCTGGGCCTCAAACGCTTCACCAAAGCCGAACCATTCAATACTAAAGATGCCCGCCGTCGTATCGCCGATAAACTCATTGCCGATAACAAATACAGCTGGTAA
- a CDS encoding N-acetylmuramoyl-L-alanine amidase codes for MKHLAQLLLLFTILSFPLLAHSQASVRLTIPSRDQNNVSSSKQFIAGRTCIGCKVTINNDSVYVYPTGTFAVKKELPQGKNTFVVTAQDSTGERYTKTITYYYTPAPAPRATTTFKIDFIEIRPSGNLELLEGDTLKIKTKAFPGATASWFNGETLTELPASQSGGVPGYYVGTHIIGPEDSLLNGKITVTLRSRNGETAYLASPNKYRFLRNEKLTTGRTIDNMTYITSTTEGDRLGPNKLGYLDKNVLLQIVGKQGEYYKVRLSSKQNAFIPIPYLDTEIPQEGVPVSIISDAKIWGDDKYDYISVELSDRMPYISTQLNDPGKIIVDVHGAYAEQRINNALQNTQEIAQIAWGQPAPDVFRMMISLKHNVWGYKIYYEGNRLTVRVKRIPKNLALSNMTIAVDPGHGGSNPGATGLTGAIEKNLTLGLSLLLKNALEKEGAKVLITRTSDQFVNNEERLSFYRQVDPDLLMSVHFNSSSNPVDVFGTATYYRQPFCEPFCAAIHKRLLETGLSDFGNNGGFNFILNNPTEFPDALIETLFLSNPGDEAAILDPEFQQLLVQKIVQGVKDYIQSVKR; via the coding sequence ATGAAGCATCTAGCTCAACTACTATTACTATTCACTATCTTATCATTTCCATTACTGGCGCATAGCCAGGCATCGGTCAGATTAACTATTCCGTCCCGCGATCAGAACAACGTAAGCAGCAGTAAACAGTTTATTGCCGGCCGTACCTGCATTGGCTGTAAGGTCACTATCAATAACGATAGCGTCTACGTATATCCCACCGGTACCTTTGCCGTAAAAAAAGAACTGCCACAGGGGAAAAATACTTTTGTGGTGACCGCGCAGGACTCTACCGGAGAAAGATATACGAAAACAATCACGTACTACTATACACCTGCTCCGGCCCCTCGAGCCACTACCACTTTTAAAATAGATTTTATTGAGATACGCCCTTCCGGAAACCTCGAACTACTGGAAGGCGACACGCTTAAAATAAAAACAAAAGCCTTCCCTGGCGCCACCGCCAGCTGGTTCAACGGCGAAACACTGACAGAATTGCCTGCATCGCAGTCTGGCGGCGTACCCGGCTACTATGTAGGTACACATATCATAGGCCCTGAAGATTCCCTGCTGAACGGTAAAATAACAGTGACCCTCCGTTCAAGAAACGGCGAAACGGCTTATCTCGCAAGTCCGAATAAGTATCGCTTTCTCCGCAATGAAAAGCTCACTACCGGCAGAACTATCGATAATATGACCTACATCACCAGCACAACAGAAGGTGATCGTCTTGGTCCCAACAAACTCGGATATCTGGATAAAAATGTTTTACTGCAAATAGTGGGCAAACAGGGAGAATACTATAAAGTCAGACTTTCTTCCAAACAAAATGCATTTATTCCCATCCCCTATCTTGATACCGAAATACCTCAGGAAGGCGTACCAGTAAGCATTATATCTGACGCTAAAATCTGGGGAGACGATAAATACGATTATATTTCTGTAGAGTTGTCTGATCGTATGCCCTACATCAGCACACAGTTGAATGACCCTGGAAAAATAATTGTAGATGTCCATGGCGCTTATGCGGAGCAGCGCATTAACAACGCATTACAAAATACGCAGGAAATAGCTCAGATAGCCTGGGGGCAGCCAGCACCGGATGTTTTCAGAATGATGATATCACTGAAACATAATGTATGGGGGTACAAAATTTATTACGAGGGAAACAGGTTAACGGTAAGGGTTAAACGTATTCCGAAAAACCTGGCACTAAGCAACATGACAATTGCCGTTGATCCAGGCCATGGTGGCAGCAATCCTGGTGCCACCGGACTTACAGGCGCCATAGAAAAGAATCTCACCCTGGGACTCTCTTTACTGCTCAAAAATGCATTGGAAAAAGAAGGCGCAAAAGTGCTTATCACCAGGACTTCTGATCAGTTTGTGAACAACGAAGAAAGGCTTTCCTTTTACAGACAAGTAGATCCGGACTTATTGATGAGCGTACATTTCAACTCTTCCAGCAATCCGGTAGATGTATTTGGCACTGCTACCTATTACAGGCAGCCATTCTGTGAGCCGTTCTGCGCCGCCATTCATAAACGCCTGCTGGAAACGGGTTTGAGCGATTTCGGCAACAATGGTGGATTTAATTTTATTCTGAATAATCCTACAGAATTTCCTGATGCACTGATAGAAACATTATTCCTGAGTAATCCCGGCGATGAAGCCGCCATACTGGATCCGGAGTTCCAGCAGTTGCTGGTGCAGAAGATCGTACAAGGGGTTAAAGACTATATACAAAGTGTAAAGAGATAA
- a CDS encoding transferrin receptor-like dimerization domain-containing protein yields MMKMPFVRIAAGFLLLSGYANAQQKLTGFPDSLVSKQVQLEKQFDQQLSAANIGATIKELSSQPHHISSARGKEVAEEIRRRFNSYGWQADIVTYQVLFPIPQDRVLEMSGPKPYKALLKEPALKEDATSGQSGQLPTYNCWSPDGDVTANLVFVNYGLPEDYDYLARMGVDVKGKIVIAKYGRSWRGIKPKVAQEHGAIGCIIYSDPKDDGYVSGDVYPKGAFKNEYGVQRGSIMDMVIYPGDPLTPNVGATADAKRLERQEATNLLKIPVLPISYHDAQPLLQALGGPVAPDDWKGGLPFTYHVGPGTSPVHLKVKFDWQLRPCHDVVAKLQGSEFPDEWVIRGNHHDAWVNGAADPVSGLAALLEEAKAIGELAKSGYRPRRTLVYCAWDGEEPGLLGSTEWVEDHAAELQQKAVAYINSDNNGRGFFNASGSHALETLVNEVSRDIEDPQTHISIKDRKLALEAIRATTAKQKAEKLGKTTLNINAMGSGSDYSSFLQHLGVPSLDYGFGGEDQGGEYHSIYDSYDDYRRFKDPTFDYGVALSKAAGHTVLRIANSVNLPFDFRKLYETVNGYATELADMTSSLREATAIENRLITEKKYLYTTDTAKHLEAPSLKDPVPFIDFSPLQNALAGLDTVTQQLAARKGTINSAAVNKALYQAEQQLLYDQGLPNRAWYKHTLYAPGFYTGYGVKTVPGVREAIEQRRWHEAGEQIKVVAAAITRLSDYLKQHIH; encoded by the coding sequence ATGATGAAAATGCCATTTGTCCGCATAGCAGCAGGGTTCCTGCTATTGAGCGGATATGCCAACGCCCAGCAGAAGCTGACCGGCTTCCCCGACAGCCTTGTCAGTAAACAGGTACAGCTGGAGAAACAATTCGACCAGCAACTCAGCGCCGCCAACATAGGCGCTACCATTAAAGAATTATCGTCACAGCCCCACCACATCAGCTCTGCCAGAGGAAAAGAAGTAGCTGAGGAGATCAGGCGCAGATTTAACAGCTATGGGTGGCAGGCCGATATTGTCACCTACCAGGTACTTTTCCCGATCCCGCAAGACAGGGTATTGGAGATGTCCGGCCCTAAACCTTACAAAGCATTACTGAAAGAACCGGCATTGAAGGAAGATGCTACTTCCGGCCAGTCGGGGCAGCTGCCAACCTATAACTGCTGGAGCCCTGACGGGGATGTTACCGCCAATCTCGTCTTTGTAAATTATGGATTACCAGAAGATTACGATTATCTGGCCAGAATGGGCGTGGATGTAAAAGGTAAGATCGTCATTGCTAAATACGGTCGTTCCTGGCGGGGGATCAAGCCTAAAGTGGCCCAGGAACACGGCGCTATTGGTTGCATTATCTACTCAGACCCTAAAGATGATGGTTATGTAAGCGGCGACGTTTACCCCAAAGGGGCTTTCAAAAATGAATATGGCGTACAACGCGGCTCCATCATGGATATGGTAATTTATCCCGGTGATCCGCTTACGCCAAACGTGGGCGCTACCGCAGACGCTAAACGCCTGGAACGCCAGGAGGCCACCAACCTGCTGAAAATCCCGGTTCTGCCCATCAGCTACCACGATGCCCAGCCGCTACTACAGGCCTTAGGCGGCCCTGTTGCTCCGGACGACTGGAAAGGAGGACTGCCTTTTACCTACCACGTAGGACCTGGCACTTCGCCGGTACATCTAAAAGTTAAATTCGACTGGCAGCTGCGTCCATGCCATGATGTGGTGGCAAAGCTCCAGGGAAGCGAGTTTCCGGATGAATGGGTGATCCGTGGTAACCACCACGATGCCTGGGTAAACGGCGCCGCTGATCCTGTCAGCGGACTCGCAGCCCTGCTGGAAGAAGCCAAAGCTATCGGCGAACTCGCGAAGTCGGGCTACCGCCCCCGCAGAACACTGGTCTATTGCGCCTGGGATGGTGAAGAGCCCGGACTGCTGGGCTCTACGGAATGGGTGGAAGATCACGCTGCAGAGCTGCAACAGAAAGCGGTCGCCTATATTAACTCTGATAACAATGGCCGCGGATTCTTCAATGCCAGCGGCTCACATGCGCTGGAAACCCTCGTGAACGAAGTAAGTCGTGACATTGAAGACCCGCAGACACATATCAGCATTAAGGATCGTAAACTGGCGCTGGAAGCCATTCGGGCAACTACCGCCAAACAGAAAGCAGAGAAACTGGGAAAAACGACACTCAATATTAACGCCATGGGATCAGGAAGTGATTATTCTTCTTTCCTGCAACATCTTGGTGTACCATCGCTGGATTATGGCTTCGGTGGCGAAGATCAGGGCGGTGAATACCATTCTATCTATGATTCTTACGACGACTATCGTCGCTTTAAAGATCCTACCTTCGATTATGGTGTTGCCTTATCGAAAGCTGCCGGACATACCGTATTGCGTATAGCCAACTCCGTTAATCTTCCGTTCGATTTCCGCAAGCTGTATGAAACAGTGAATGGTTATGCCACTGAGCTGGCAGATATGACCAGTTCGCTGAGAGAGGCCACAGCTATAGAAAACAGGCTGATAACAGAGAAAAAATACCTGTATACTACTGATACCGCCAAACACCTGGAAGCTCCGTCACTGAAAGATCCTGTGCCTTTCATTGATTTTTCGCCTTTGCAAAATGCGCTTGCCGGACTGGATACTGTTACCCAGCAGCTTGCCGCAAGGAAAGGAACAATCAATTCGGCTGCTGTCAACAAAGCGTTATATCAGGCAGAACAGCAGCTGTTATATGATCAGGGATTACCTAACAGGGCATGGTACAAGCATACATTGTATGCACCTGGGTTCTATACTGGTTATGGTGTTAAAACTGTTCCTGGTGTGAGGGAAGCGATCGAACAGCGTCGCTGGCATGAAGCGGGAGAGCAGATAAAAGTAGTGGCAGCGGCGATTACGCGGTTGTCGGATTACCTGAAACAGCATATTCATTAA
- a CDS encoding carboxymuconolactone decarboxylase family protein has translation MGKAIEEFNDYRAKMNEVILGKQNKVINRLFNLDTNTYAEGALSTKTKEMLGLVASMVLRCDDCIKYHLGKSYEQGITTEEMYEIFAVANIVGGTIVIPHTRRAAEYWEELISQ, from the coding sequence ATGGGAAAAGCAATTGAGGAGTTTAACGATTATAGAGCGAAGATGAATGAGGTGATCCTGGGTAAGCAGAACAAGGTGATCAACCGGCTGTTCAACCTGGACACCAATACCTATGCAGAAGGTGCATTAAGTACCAAAACCAAGGAAATGCTTGGCCTGGTGGCCTCGATGGTATTACGTTGTGATGATTGTATCAAATACCATCTTGGGAAGTCGTATGAGCAGGGAATTACCACGGAAGAGATGTATGAGATATTTGCTGTGGCCAATATTGTGGGTGGAACGATCGTGATCCCGCATACCCGCAGGGCTGCCGAGTACTGGGAAGAATTGATCTCGCAGTGA
- a CDS encoding 2-oxoacid:ferredoxin oxidoreductase subunit beta produces the protein MSTATIAPQALTAKDFATDQEVRWCPGCGDYSILKQVQTIMPSLGVPRENIVIVSGIGCSSRFPYYMNTYGMHSIHGRATAIASGLKAARPELSVWIVTGDGDGLSIGGNHTIHLLRRNFDVNIMLFNNQIYGLTKGQYSPTSEENKVTKSTPFGSIDHPFNPMALALGADATFIARSMDRDPKHLQEMLKRSHAHKGASFLEIYQNCNIFNDGAFEVFTEKSSKGDETIFVEQGKPFVFGAQKNKGVRLDGLKPVVVELGTEYSESDLWIHDENDFYKAQLLTRMFDDPRVEGHLPRPFGVFYQAHRPTYEDIMAFQVSDLLERKGAGDLDKLFAGNETWTIK, from the coding sequence ATGTCAACAGCAACTATAGCTCCGCAGGCACTCACCGCAAAAGATTTTGCAACTGACCAGGAAGTACGTTGGTGCCCTGGCTGCGGCGACTACTCTATATTAAAACAGGTTCAGACAATCATGCCTTCACTGGGAGTACCCCGTGAAAATATTGTAATCGTATCCGGTATTGGATGTTCGTCACGTTTTCCTTACTACATGAATACCTATGGTATGCACTCGATCCATGGTCGTGCTACAGCCATTGCATCAGGTCTGAAGGCGGCACGCCCTGAACTGAGCGTATGGATTGTAACCGGCGATGGCGATGGTTTATCTATCGGTGGTAACCATACTATTCACCTGTTGCGTCGTAACTTCGACGTGAACATCATGTTGTTCAACAATCAGATTTATGGTCTGACCAAAGGTCAATACTCACCTACATCTGAAGAAAATAAAGTCACCAAGTCCACTCCATTCGGCAGTATCGATCATCCGTTTAATCCGATGGCGCTGGCACTTGGCGCTGATGCGACCTTCATTGCCCGCAGTATGGACCGTGATCCCAAGCATTTACAGGAAATGCTGAAACGCAGCCATGCCCACAAAGGTGCTTCCTTCCTGGAAATCTACCAGAACTGTAACATCTTCAACGATGGCGCTTTCGAAGTATTTACGGAGAAATCCAGCAAAGGCGACGAAACTATTTTTGTAGAACAGGGCAAGCCATTTGTATTTGGTGCACAGAAAAACAAAGGTGTCCGCCTGGATGGCCTGAAACCAGTAGTGGTGGAACTTGGTACTGAATACAGTGAGTCTGACCTCTGGATTCACGATGAGAATGATTTCTACAAAGCCCAATTGCTTACCCGTATGTTCGATGATCCTCGTGTGGAAGGTCATTTACCACGTCCTTTCGGTGTATTTTACCAGGCACATCGTCCTACTTATGAAGATATCATGGCGTTCCAGGTATCCGACCTTCTTGAAAGAAAAGGCGCTGGTGACCTTGATAAACTGTTTGCAGGTAACGAAACATGGACAATCAAGTAA
- a CDS encoding LysE family translocator — protein MIAAIVAGLGLGLFLSLSVGPVIFAIIKYSINNGFKAGISFALGVSFSDIMYVTVGNLSTAFISRLEGYNRIIGICGGILLIGMGIYGLFFKKVRISTGEEKPEMFRTHDYLKIWLTGFLMNTLNPGVIIFWLPVCIASAATAVSYRIIMYGTCLLLVLSADIMKVFVADKIRHKLTLTNVSWLNRIAGASMIVFGMGLLYQVIFNVGPLSH, from the coding sequence ATGATAGCAGCAATTGTAGCGGGACTAGGACTGGGGCTATTTTTATCCTTATCGGTAGGCCCGGTAATATTCGCCATTATAAAATACAGCATCAATAATGGTTTTAAGGCAGGGATCAGTTTTGCGCTGGGCGTGTCTTTTAGTGATATAATGTACGTAACGGTGGGAAATCTCTCCACTGCATTTATATCCCGGCTGGAAGGATATAACCGTATCATTGGCATCTGCGGTGGTATACTGCTGATTGGAATGGGTATATACGGTTTGTTTTTCAAGAAGGTGAGAATCAGTACAGGAGAAGAGAAACCGGAAATGTTCCGGACCCACGATTACCTTAAAATCTGGCTTACAGGTTTTCTGATGAATACGCTGAATCCGGGTGTGATCATCTTCTGGCTGCCGGTATGTATTGCATCTGCAGCCACTGCGGTATCTTACCGGATTATAATGTATGGTACCTGTCTGCTCCTGGTATTATCTGCAGATATTATGAAAGTATTTGTGGCAGACAAGATCAGGCATAAACTCACCCTTACCAACGTTAGCTGGCTCAATAGAATTGCAGGTGCCAGTATGATTGTTTTTGGAATGGGGTTACTATACCAGGTTATATTCAATGTGGGACCATTAAGTCATTAA